The DNA sequence TAGAATGTTGTAGTGTATAAGCATCATTACTTTTAATATCAACAAGGTTAATTAATATGTCTTTATTTGACAGTATTTCGTCAAGTATTTCTTCTGAAATTTTTGAGAGATTATTAATATGTTGTCTTCGTTCATTATTAAAACGATTTTTGACAGATGAATTTAAAATACTATTATTTTGTTTATTATTGTATTGTCTAAAATGATTAAAGGTACTTTTTATACTTGATAAAGCTTGATTTCTCAGTTCTGGCCTGATAACATCTTTTAATTCTTCATCAGAATATTCATCAAGTACATAAACAGAATGAATTCCAATCTGTTTTATTCTTTTTTTTATTTTTGGAGTGAGAGTAGCTCCTTTTTTAAGTAATATTCTACCTTCATTATCATATACATGTTTTCCTAATATTGAATTATCCTTTGCGTAAACTATTGGTAAGAATCTCATAAATTACCCCTCTTTTTTCATTTCTATTTCTTATTTTAACATATATTTATTGGTTATATATAATTTTTTTACATAATATATTAAAAAATATATACTTTGACCTATAAAAACTTTTAAATTTGATATATAGTCATTTTATAAAACTAGAACACTTTAAATAATTGATAATAAATGTTAGCATTGCTATAACGGTTAATATGGTATAGACTATATATTAAATTTAATCATACTAGGTAAAGAGGAGTGATTAGAAAATTGGAAACGACATTTGAATGTAATTTTGCATTTGATATATTAGATGGAATGATAGACTGGGTAAGGGTTGTAAGTATTGAAGGTAAAGTAATATATGCTAATAAAACACTAGTAAAAGATATAGGTGAATCAATAATTGGTTCTAAATGTTATACATTATTATGCAAGGATGATAAATGTAAAAATTGTATATCCAAAAAGACAATAGAAACTGGTATGTCTCATACTAAAGAGGAAGCTGTTGAAGATAAAATATTTTCTGTAAAAAGTTCTCCTATAAGAGATGAAAAGGGTAATATATATGCAGCTGTTGAAGTTTTTAGAGACATTACAAAGCAGAAAAATCTTGAAGAACAGATTACAAGTGAAAATATAAAAATGGAGAACGATATTGAATTTGCAATGTTATTGCAACAAAAAATACTTCCACATAAAGGAGAATTTAGTTCTATTAAAGTAGATTATATCTATGAACCATCTAAACATTTAAGTGGAGACATCTTTGATATTTTTGAAATTGATGATAGGTATTTAGGAGTATATATAAGTGATGTAGTTGGACATGGTGTAACTGCATCAATGATGACAATGTTTATTAGGCAGACGATGAGAGCTATAAAAGATGTTCATAAGAGGCCCGCAGATGCATTGAGCGAGTTGCATAAAAGTTTTGTGCAGCTGAGGTTAGATGATGATAAATATTTTACAATCTTCTATGGTATAATAGATAAAGTTGAAAAAGTTTTTACTTATACTAATGCTGGGCATAATTGTATACCTGTTTTAATAAAAGATGATAGGATAATATTATTAGAGATGCAAGGATATCCTATTACTAATTTATTTGATAATATAGAATATAAAGAAAAAAATATTGATTTAGCTAAAGGAGATAGCCTTTTACTATACACAGATGGTATAATAGAAGCTAAAAATGAACAGGATGAATTGCTTGGATTTGAAAAATTCATTGAGATAATAAAAGAAAATAAAAATGACAAAATATTAGATATAATACAAAATAAAATGAGACAATTACGCTATGTTAATAAGCAAGATGATTTAGCTATTTTAAAAGTTAAATTTTAATTCATATAATAATCTTGGTATAAATAAATATTTTAAGCAGGAGGGAATTTCATGAAAAAAATAGCTGTAAATTATAAAAATTCATTAATATGTGATGAAGAGTTTGAATATATGGCACATTTAGTATCTTCTTCTCATAAAAAACTTCATCAGGATGTTGATAAAGAAAACTCATATTTAGGTTGGGTAAATTATCCGATTCAATATAGTACTAATTTATTAAATAAAATAAATAGTGCTGCTAGTAAAATTAAAAAGAATTCAGATGCATTTATAGTCATAGGTATTGGAGGATCATATTTGGGTACTAGAGCAGGTGTATCTGCTTTAAAACACAGTTTTTTTAATATGTTACCTAGGGCTCGAAGACAAGCACCTGAGATTTATTATGCAGGTAATAACTTAAGTGCTACATATATTAATCATCTACTTGATGTAGTGAAGGACAAGGATATAAGTATAAATGTTATTTCAAAATCAGGTACAACTACAGAAACAGCAGTCGTTTTTAGAATTATTAAAGATTTGATGAAGGAAAAATATAGTGAAGATGAGTTAAAAGATAGAATTTTCATAACTACGGACAAGGATAGTGGAGCATTAAGAACATTAGCATCTTTAGAAGGGTTTGAATCTTTTGTAATACCAAGTGACATAGGTGGAAGATTTTCTATTTTAACACCTGTAGGATTACTACCAATGGCTGTTTCGGGTATAAATATCAATGAAATCTTGAAAGGTGCTAAAGATGCCTTTGAAGAATATAATAATGATAATTTAATGGAAAATGATTGCTATAGATATGCTGCAATAAGAAATATAATGTATAATAAAGGTAAATATATTGAAATCTTAGCAAATTACGAACCATCACTACATTATTTGAGCGAATGGTGGAAGCAATTATTTGGAGAAAGTGAAGGAAAAGATAATAAGGGTATTTTTCCAGCTTCAGTTGATTTGACTACTGATTTGCATTCATTGGGTCAATATATTCAAGAGGGAAGACGAGATATATTTGAAACTGTAATAAAAATAGACGACATGAAATCAGATATTGTAATACAAAGCGATGAAGAGAATTTAGATGGTTTAAACTATCTAGCTTCAAAAAAATTAAGTTATATAAACAAAATGGCTATGGAAGGAACTAACATAGCGCATTTGGATGGCGGTTGTCCTAATATAACAATAGAAGTACCTAGAATGAATGAATATTATTTTGGTAATCTTATATATTTCTTTGAAAAAGCATGTGCTATAAGTGGTATTTTATCAGGTGTAAATCCATTTAATCAACCCGGGGTTGAAGCGTATAAGAAAAATATGTTTGCGTTATTAGGCAAAAAAGGCTTTGAAGATTTAAAACAAAAACTTAATAATAGAATGAATAACAATATATAAGACCGCTAATAGCGGTCTTTATTTTATAATAAGAATGTTCTACTTTTTCAATAAGAGTTAAAAAAATAGATAGTAGTTAGGATCAACCTTTGAAGTAAGTGTAGCTCAATGTTTGTGGGTTGAAGGCATACAAGACATTTTTTTTACTCGGAGATGCCTAAATTTTTATGATAATATAAAGATGAAAAAATATAGGCATCAATGTCGTGGTCAAAAAATGTCATGTAGCTTCTAAAGGATTTAATGGTTTGATTTCTTTAGGGTCAGACGTTGTGAGTGTGTTGTCAGAAAAAACGGTTAGATACATTACCAAATGGAGAGGGGCACGAATCTGAGAATCTTTGCTGGTTCCTGTAAAGAAGCAATTTTTTTCATTTTATAGAAGCGCTGAAAAAAGTGCTTCTTAAAAGTCACCTACAAAGAAACCTCAGATTGAGCCCTAGTGAATTTGTTGGTTGAAACAGTTACTAGAGCAGTTGGTTACTGTTTGACTAGAGTAGATGTGATTAGAAAATATGTATATGAGTAACCAAGATTAACGCGGCGTATGCTGTTTATTGTTCTTTTAAGGCACACATTTCTATAAGTTAGAGGAGAGAATTTATTGATTAAGGTGTTGGAGAATATATCTTTAATAGATTTTTATATTTAACTATATATGAATGAACATATAATTAAATGAATATATATTTATATAGGGTTAAATCAAAAAAGTAATTATTGTAAACATACTACAAACATGATACAATATATACAAGCAATAACACATAATACCACTCATTATTATCAACATTATCATTTCTTAAATTAGTATCATAATTTATTTTAACAAACTTACCTAAGTTTAATAACTATTCAAAATCAAATCCAAGACTTAATGTATTTAAACATAAAATCAACAATATTTTCAAAATGACTTTAACCCAAAATTGACAGCATATTGTTGAACTTTAGTATGAATAATTAGGGTTAAAGAGTTACTGAATTAATCAAAAAAACAAAGGAGGGTAGGATTAATTTTATTTAAAGTTTTGATGAAATATTATCTATAAAGATTGAAAGGGAGACTTTGACTTACCTTTAGTCTTCGTGTTTAACCAATTAATATGATAATTGATTAAATGGTCAAATTTAATATGAAAGGAGTTGGAATACCGTTGATTAGCATGACTCTATTTAATAGATAATGCTAATATGTAGGGTGAATTACATCCGATTTTACGCCCTGGGAGAGTGTGACCAAACGAAAGTAGTATATTTCATTTGAAATTACAAAATTGTACTCGGTGAACAGGGAAGTAGGTTAAATTTTATTAATAATTAAGTTATTATTAGATTTGTAAATCCTACATAACGGTTAAATTATGGAAAATAGGCAGAGATGGAATAGCAGAACTATTTTTATTTTTGCAGCTATAGGTTCAGCAGCAGGGCTAGGAAATGCATGGAGATTTCCTTATCAGGCTGCCACAAATGGAGGAGGAGCTTTCTTAATCCCTTATTTTATTGCACTTATTACAGCTGGTATACCTTTATTAATTATGGAATTTTCTATTGGACATAAGTTTCAAGCAGGTGCGCCTACTTCATTTGGTAGCATAAAAAAAAGATCTGAAGGCATAGGTTGGTGGGCACTGGGAATAGCTTTTGTAATTATTACTTATTACAGTGTTATAATGGCTTGGGTATTTGATTATCTATGGTACTCAATTAAATTGGCATGGGGAAATGTACCGCAAGATTTTTTCTTAAATCATGTACTTGAAATTTCTAGCGGACCTGGAGTATTAGGCGGCTTTAGTATTCCTGTAGTTATAGGATTAATTATAGCTTGGATAGCTATCTATTTGACTATTAAAGATGGTGTAAAATCTGTGGGCAAGGTAGTTAAGTGGACAGTACCTTTACCTATAATAATGCTAGGAATACTTGTAATAAGAGGTTTAACGTTAGATGGAGCTATAGATGGTATTAAATACTACTTAAATCCTGATTTTTCAAAACTATTAGATCCCAAGGTTTGGGCAGCAGCATACGGTCAAATATTCTTTTCATTGAGTTTAGCATTTGGTGTAATGATGGCATATGCAAGTTACTTACCTAAAAAATCGGATATTACTAATAATGCTATTATAACTGCACTTTCTAACTGTGGTATTAGCTTCATGGCAGGGTTTGCTGTATTTGGAACATTGGGATATATGGCATTACAAAAAGGTTCAACAGTAGCAGAGGTTGCTGGAAGTGGTGGAGTAGGTTTAGCATTTTGGGTTTATCCTGAAGCTATAAACCTATTACCTTTTGGAAGAGTGATATTTGCATTAGTATTTTTTATTATGTTATTAACATTAGGTATTGATTCAGCGTTTTCTTTAGTAGAGGGTATTGTTGCAGGTATTTCTGATAAATGGGAATTGAATAAGAAAAAAGTAACACGTTGGGTTGTTTTTGTTGGATTTATTATTAGTTTTTTATATGCAACAAAAGCTGGTTTACATTGGTTAGATATAGTTGATAGATATGTTAATAACTTTGGAATTATATCAGTGGCATTTTTTGAAGCAATAGTTGTTGGTTGGGTTTATTCAGCTCAGAAGGTTAGAGACTATGTTAATCCAATATCAGATATAAAACTAGGATCATGGTACAATGTAATGCTAAAATACATTTCACCATTAGTACTTTTGATTATATTAGTTGCTAACATTATTCAAGAGGTTAAAGATGCAATAAACGGTACATTATATGGTGGATATCCAATGTGGTCAATAGCAATTGGAGGTTGGGCAGTAACTATAGTTGTTGTTATAGTCTCTTTCATATTAGGTAGAACTAAATCTAGTGCTGAAAAAAGATTAGCTAAGTAATATTCAAAATCATAGATTTATTATTTAATTTCAATATAGCTTTATACTCTAATTTATTTACGAAATTATAACTTATCTACTGTTTGAAGTTTTGTGATTGTCTATAGATTACAAAAAGAGCAATATTATAGAAGGAGGAATAATATGCCTATTGGAGCATGGATAATGCTTATATTCGGATTTATTTTCTTATATGGTGGTTTATACTGGTCAATTTCTAGAGCTAGAAAGAATAAACAATAAAATAATAGGCTTTGAAAAAAAGCAAGTTCAGTGTTGATGCTGAACTTGCTTTAATGTATATAAGAAAGTTCGTTAAAGTTTTTGCAAAGAAAAATACATTGTTGTTTTGAAGGTAACTTTAGGACATTAGGTACATTTAAATGATATAGGCAAAAGTTTAAATAAAGACAAATATGGGACTACATCCCTAAAAACGTAAAACAATGGATAAAAATCACATATAATAAAGGAAAAAACAATGTTTAATAGAATATTTATTAGTACACTAATTATAACTGATTCTCCATAATGCGATGTATAGTTCTGAATTATGAGCTAAGAACCTAAAATTCAATTTAGTGTCGATCGCTTATTCAGACGTAATGTGAGGTACAAAAACGACATTAGAGTCATAATGATTTGTAATTGAGGATATTTTTTATAGATAATATCCCTGATTATTTATATAACTTTGAATAGTATGCTGTATAATTTTGAATTAGAAGATTCCAGTGAATTCGAAGGCATACCGAGTTGGTATGCCCGCCATTTGATGGATTTCTTATAATCATGAGCAGAGAACTAAAATCTGTGATTTTATGTGAATAGCTTACTCATTCTTGGAATGAGTTTCTGGTTTGCCGCTTATTCATTTGAAGAATGAGGTTCATTAATAAAAGGTATTTAATTTTCTATGAATAATCTGGGATAATATAAGATTATTATAAATAGCATATATAGGAGCTGAGATAATGAGTAAAATTAAATTTAAAAGTATCAAAAACAAAATGCTATTTGTTTCATTGTTTATTAGTAGTTTTGTAGCTATAGCTTTAATTATCATGGCATATTTTTTTACAAGTAACAGTTTAACGTATGTTTTAGATAAGCAATATGAAAAAAATATAAAAGATTATGCTTATATGATTGATACTTGGCTTAACGAAAAGACTAACGAAGTTTCTATATATTCAAGAATGGATGTGTTTAAAAAACAAAACTGGAATGATGCATCACAATTTTTAAAGAAAGAACTAAAAGCAGAAAAATCTGTATATAAAGATTTTTTTATTAGTGATATAAATGGTAAGTGTAAAAGCATTGTAAGCACAGATCATGATTATAAATTTTCACATTATATAATAGATATTACTAATAGAGATTATTTTACAAAGGCGATAAAAGGGCAAAATGTAATATCCAATCCACTTATATCAAAATTTGATGGAGAAAAGTTAATTGTTATAGCTTCTCCAATAAAAGATTTAAAAGGAGATATAGTTGGAGTTTTAGGGGCAGCAATATCATTAAAAAGTTTAAGTAATATAATGGATATCTTAAATACCAATGCAGAATCAAGTAACAGCGTATTAGTGAACGGAGAGGGTTTGGTTTTAACTCATTTCGAAGATTCGGCTATGATGGAGAGTAATATCAGAAAAGAATCAAAGTATATTAGCAAAAGCTTTGCAAGTGCAGCTGAAATTATACTTTCAGGCGAATCAGGACATGTCTTTAATAGTAATTATAAAAATTTATATTACTACAGTAAGATACCATGTACGAATAATTGGAGAATAATAACTGAGGTTTCTAAGAATATAGTTTTTAATCCTGTAATGAAGGTAACTAAAGAACTTATTGTAGTAGGTTTTGGGGGAATATTAGTAGCTATCATAATGTCAGTTTTGTTAGCTGATTCTATTTCAAAACCAATTATCAAACTAAAAGAAGTTTTTAACATAGCAGCATTAGGAAATATGAGTATTAGAGCAAATATTAATAGTGATGATGAAATAGGAGAAGCAGCAAAAGACTTCAATAAAATGATGGACAAAATAGGTAAAATGACTTATTATGATCACTTGACTTGTTTACCAAATAAAAGATTTTTTAATGAAATCTTAGTTAGCATATGTAATAATAATAAAGCTACAGTTGTCTTAATTGGTATAGATGAATTAAAACCAATAAATGATATATATGGATATAATTCAGGCGATAAATTATTAAAACATATTGCTAATGAGTTAAAATATATAGTAAATAATAAATATACAGTAAGTAGAGTTGGAGAAGATGAATTCGCTATAATTTTAGATTATGTTGAAAATAAGAGCGAAGTTATAAATTTTGTTAAAAATATATTAGAATCTTTAAATAAGATATGGATAATAGATAGGAAAAAACTTCATATAAAAACTAGTATTGGTATTTGTATGGATACATATAAAAGTAGCAGTGCATACGATTTGGTGAAAAATGCAAGTATAGCTATGCACTATGTAAAGGAAAAAGGTGGAGGTACTTACGAGTTTTACAAAGAGGTTATGAATGAAAATCTTTTTGATAGAATGATTACAGAAAACAGCATTTTAAGTGGATTAGAAAATAATGAATTCTATTTAGAGTTTCAACCAATAATGAATATAGAAAAGCAAAAAATAATAGGTGTCGAAGCATTGGTAAGATGGCAAAGTTCACATAAAGGATTGATAAAACCTGACGACTTTATACATTTAGCAGAAAAAAATGGCACAATAATACAATTAGGTGAATGGATATTGAAATCTGCATGTGAGCAAAACATGAAATGGATAAATTGTGGTTGTACTCCTATAATAATATCTGTAAATATTTCAATTGTTCAGCTAAGGCAAATTGATTTTATAGAGAGTGTTAAAAGGATATTAAAGGAAACTGGAATGGATCCTAAGTATTTAGAACTTGAAATAACAGAAAGTGTATTAGTGTGTAATGAAAATATTGCAATAACTTTAAAGAAATTTAAAGAAATGGGTATAAGTATAGCTTTAGACGATTTTGGAACAGGATATTCTTCATTAAGCTATTTGAATAAATTTAATTTCAATACACTAAAGATAGATAAATCATTTGTATCTAGTTTAGGAGATAATATGAATAATAAAGCTTTAATTTCGTCAATACTAGATATAGGGCATAATCTAAATATGAATGTAACTGCTGAAGGAGTAGAAACTGAAGAACAGTTAAATTTCTTAAAATTAAAGAGTTGTGATAAAATACAGGGATACCTGTTTAGCCCACCAACAAATGCTCAAAGCATACAAAATATGTTAATAGGAAACAAAAACTAGTATTTAATATACTAGTTTTTTTACGATGTGGGGAGTTTTACTGTTAGGAACCAAGGTAGTAGGAGTTTCCTTAAAAAATAAAAAGGTTATTTGAAAATGTAATTAAATAATGATATAATCTTGAGTATTGAAAAATTCAAATAAAATGAAAATAATGTAATAATCAATTAGTACTTATTTATTTGATATACAATTGTAATATAATTTTTAATATTTTTCAAATATAATTATTTATGTATTAGAACAAGGCGCAAAATGTCCCCGCCCTCTATAGGTGGTGGGTATCATTGATTAGATTTAACATACGGTGTGAAATCTTCTGTCTTGTTGAAACGGTGTGTTGCAATTACTACATAATTGCTTTCGTTGTTATAACAAGGTGTAAGATGTTTCCAAATCTATATAGGTGACGGTTACCGATTAGATTTAACAGGTGGTGTGAAAGCTTTAGCCTTGTTGAAACGGTGTGTTACAATTACTACGTAATTGCTTTTGTTGTTATAAAATATATGATTTTTGTATATGATAAAATTAGTATCATTTAAG is a window from the Abyssisolibacter fermentans genome containing:
- a CDS encoding MetS family NSS transporter small subunit; the protein is MPIGAWIMLIFGFIFLYGGLYWSISRARKNKQ
- a CDS encoding PP2C family protein-serine/threonine phosphatase; the encoded protein is METTFECNFAFDILDGMIDWVRVVSIEGKVIYANKTLVKDIGESIIGSKCYTLLCKDDKCKNCISKKTIETGMSHTKEEAVEDKIFSVKSSPIRDEKGNIYAAVEVFRDITKQKNLEEQITSENIKMENDIEFAMLLQQKILPHKGEFSSIKVDYIYEPSKHLSGDIFDIFEIDDRYLGVYISDVVGHGVTASMMTMFIRQTMRAIKDVHKRPADALSELHKSFVQLRLDDDKYFTIFYGIIDKVEKVFTYTNAGHNCIPVLIKDDRIILLEMQGYPITNLFDNIEYKEKNIDLAKGDSLLLYTDGIIEAKNEQDELLGFEKFIEIIKENKNDKILDIIQNKMRQLRYVNKQDDLAILKVKF
- a CDS encoding glucose-6-phosphate isomerase — protein: MKKIAVNYKNSLICDEEFEYMAHLVSSSHKKLHQDVDKENSYLGWVNYPIQYSTNLLNKINSAASKIKKNSDAFIVIGIGGSYLGTRAGVSALKHSFFNMLPRARRQAPEIYYAGNNLSATYINHLLDVVKDKDISINVISKSGTTTETAVVFRIIKDLMKEKYSEDELKDRIFITTDKDSGALRTLASLEGFESFVIPSDIGGRFSILTPVGLLPMAVSGININEILKGAKDAFEEYNNDNLMENDCYRYAAIRNIMYNKGKYIEILANYEPSLHYLSEWWKQLFGESEGKDNKGIFPASVDLTTDLHSLGQYIQEGRRDIFETVIKIDDMKSDIVIQSDEENLDGLNYLASKKLSYINKMAMEGTNIAHLDGGCPNITIEVPRMNEYYFGNLIYFFEKACAISGILSGVNPFNQPGVEAYKKNMFALLGKKGFEDLKQKLNNRMNNNI
- a CDS encoding EAL domain-containing protein → MSKIKFKSIKNKMLFVSLFISSFVAIALIIMAYFFTSNSLTYVLDKQYEKNIKDYAYMIDTWLNEKTNEVSIYSRMDVFKKQNWNDASQFLKKELKAEKSVYKDFFISDINGKCKSIVSTDHDYKFSHYIIDITNRDYFTKAIKGQNVISNPLISKFDGEKLIVIASPIKDLKGDIVGVLGAAISLKSLSNIMDILNTNAESSNSVLVNGEGLVLTHFEDSAMMESNIRKESKYISKSFASAAEIILSGESGHVFNSNYKNLYYYSKIPCTNNWRIITEVSKNIVFNPVMKVTKELIVVGFGGILVAIIMSVLLADSISKPIIKLKEVFNIAALGNMSIRANINSDDEIGEAAKDFNKMMDKIGKMTYYDHLTCLPNKRFFNEILVSICNNNKATVVLIGIDELKPINDIYGYNSGDKLLKHIANELKYIVNNKYTVSRVGEDEFAIILDYVENKSEVINFVKNILESLNKIWIIDRKKLHIKTSIGICMDTYKSSSAYDLVKNASIAMHYVKEKGGGTYEFYKEVMNENLFDRMITENSILSGLENNEFYLEFQPIMNIEKQKIIGVEALVRWQSSHKGLIKPDDFIHLAEKNGTIIQLGEWILKSACEQNMKWINCGCTPIIISVNISIVQLRQIDFIESVKRILKETGMDPKYLELEITESVLVCNENIAITLKKFKEMGISIALDDFGTGYSSLSYLNKFNFNTLKIDKSFVSSLGDNMNNKALISSILDIGHNLNMNVTAEGVETEEQLNFLKLKSCDKIQGYLFSPPTNAQSIQNMLIGNKN
- a CDS encoding sodium-dependent transporter → MENRQRWNSRTIFIFAAIGSAAGLGNAWRFPYQAATNGGGAFLIPYFIALITAGIPLLIMEFSIGHKFQAGAPTSFGSIKKRSEGIGWWALGIAFVIITYYSVIMAWVFDYLWYSIKLAWGNVPQDFFLNHVLEISSGPGVLGGFSIPVVIGLIIAWIAIYLTIKDGVKSVGKVVKWTVPLPIIMLGILVIRGLTLDGAIDGIKYYLNPDFSKLLDPKVWAAAYGQIFFSLSLAFGVMMAYASYLPKKSDITNNAIITALSNCGISFMAGFAVFGTLGYMALQKGSTVAEVAGSGGVGLAFWVYPEAINLLPFGRVIFALVFFIMLLTLGIDSAFSLVEGIVAGISDKWELNKKKVTRWVVFVGFIISFLYATKAGLHWLDIVDRYVNNFGIISVAFFEAIVVGWVYSAQKVRDYVNPISDIKLGSWYNVMLKYISPLVLLIILVANIIQEVKDAINGTLYGGYPMWSIAIGGWAVTIVVVIVSFILGRTKSSAEKRLAK